One Triticum dicoccoides isolate Atlit2015 ecotype Zavitan chromosome 5B, WEW_v2.0, whole genome shotgun sequence genomic window carries:
- the LOC119313013 gene encoding mediator of RNA polymerase II transcription subunit 13-like isoform X1, with protein MWTNIFKIGELQTVSWFQFLPVEPDYSATSDRSSKAKQKDALNSTVLSAYLRLQNEGFLSTWTNSFVGPWDPSQGEHNPDEKIKLWLFLSGRHSSVPEMTQPAVAKLRVVSSGLWVAPGNSEEVAAALCQALRNSLERALRGLSYARFGDVFTKYTPPTRNQNSFRRAQPTVEFVFAATEEAIFVHVIISARYMRNLSSDDIEKVLTHTPRSVGEGLPVIVAPSGMLGRLVGCCPSDLARQVYSSKLSAPNLPGFTQPTICQLRGQSYYVEVALGFPPTSTDKTSESENNQIKKELDSVNDPHLGADGQQKLESAEGLPALERTFIYPPEAVMVPMVHQAFVHFSSKRMWSQDWMGSSSWEAWPFWNFSPSSYFRNSSFFGSSRGLGVNSNFLRLRRQRNSNSNGMASSISSVSSTSNGSGHAVAAKGGDLLADADSAACRQSDLPLNNDIAGSKVVSKRSRSEITEVSSHAGKEVRENMQGTNGQGGCSWGWGEEGVVMDIDILLSEFGDFSDFFQEDELDFGEPPGTAESHALVTPASEYGDMPFIDSPSIAMDIPEQRLSPVGFTSMEAFSHHTMSPIQDVASKVQEPLKEIASPAVSQSFVLSSSRSDFLTRAEATLTFAPEYAAVEISSCETPATLFTNPYLPRSKKRGSCGFSSRVYSYDVTQSSKVESAGDKSEKSDKLTPANLSRDVGRSSLYTLVQGRKNESEKSLNNADEQSCKGETSRPVSGETSFSSSLTLQKKSDNMLNVGYFLLSMKTALATEIECITFQAAMCRIRHTLVSLRTKASAELKSALSSAMQTESSSNSDLVPKYDMKRKESIPARLSSDVDHEMCDRSRLENVGVWRSVVVPKGAKPLDSLSAKTFSGTSPSVQRQPIVELLSAMALLVQQSTSFVDIALDMDDGDGSFFWLSLDEQRRRGFSCDPSMVHAGCGGLLGTCHSKDCAGVDLVDPLSAEVSESSMIGLLQSDIKSALKTAFANMDGPLSVIDWCRGRSNIAESAAMGDAYSFHYTTGDIRETSNSIPIGGDAMSPPQSSSDRGTSEEHHKGYHRVRPTIAVLPSPSLLVGYQDDWLKTSANCLKLWEKAPLEPYASAKPVTYYALCPDIDLLTSAATDFFMQLGTIYEVCKLGTHSPQHSGGQIEQSPGKYQSSGLVLVECPDQLKSSGSHSVSISSVTEYFQALSKSWSVRSFLSSLARIIKDIKLTLNISTNQKESSNIPCTVVYVVCPFPEPSAVLQTLVESSVALGSILSSERERKSFLYAQVAKALNSSASADEASASNVVMLSGFSIPKLVLQIVTVETLLRLNKPNELAAFKDIAFTVYNKARRIPRFVSTSDMFQSPTYMSRPQSTMMHTASPGPTLWKECLAPRMSGQTLSRETEFDASMRSVSWDNSWQPGRAVGLPDPSKIPELCAQDDRKYAFEPLFILAEPGAVDYNDTMESSRFGVDASSSRAYSSISGGTDSGANPLLEGSENDSAPSLHCCYGWTEDWRWLVCIWTDSRGELLDSLIFPFGGISSRQDTTVLQSLFIQILQQGCQIMSSSPEASNTRSRDIIITRIGGFLELEIQEWQKAIYSFGGNEVKKWPVQLRRSIPDGITSNSNGPTLEQQDMGLIQDRNMPSSPSTLYSPHSKSSFTKGQPGNKKQILAEQTGMDSSRGSLHLVRSISLVAVSQDSSLHLACQADLLATRPTSGEGNQSSGTGSSSYLDGFAPVKSIGSMSASYLLVPSPSMRYLSPATLQLPTCLTSESPPLAHLLHSKGTATPLAMGYVVSKAVPPVRKNAVQLTKEDSRHSVLSVSIVDYYGGTVQERMSRGVGSMSKQAVRHETSARDYETDMHNVLEAVAAELHSLSWMTVSPVYMERRSALPFHCDMVLRLRRLLHYADRHLSQPTDKGDVS; from the exons GGGGAGCTTCAGACTGTATCATGGTTTCAATTTCTTCCTGTTGAACCAGATTATAGTGCTACTTCTGATAGAAG TTCAAAAGCCAAGCAGAAAGATGCTCTTAATAGCACTGTGCTGTCAGCGTATCTTCGCTTGCAGAATGAAGGTTTCTTAAGTACTTGGACAAATTCTTTTGTTGGTCCTTGGGATCCATCTCAAGGAGAGCATAACCCTG ATGAGAAGATCAAGCTCTGGTTGTTTCTTTCTGGCCGTCACTCGTCAGTACCTGAAATGACCCAGCCCGCTGTAGCTAAATTAAGAG TTGTTTCAAGTGGTTTATGGGTGGCTCCAGGCAACTCAGAAGAGGTTGCAGCTGCACTATGTCAGGCCTTAAGAAATTCTTTGGAGAG AGCACTAAGAGGGCTTTCCTATGCAAGATTTGGTGATGTATTTACAAAATACACCCCCCCTACAAGAAATCAAAATAGCTTTAG GCGAGCACAACCTACAGTAGAATTTGTCTTTGCGGCCACTGAGGAAGCAATCTTTGTGCATGTTATTATATCTGCAAG ATATATGCGGAACCTATCTAGTGATGATATAGAGAAAGTTCTCACACACACTCCCCGTTCTGTTGGTGAAGGTCTTCCAG TTATTGTCGCTCCTAGTGGAATGCTGGGTAGGCTTGTTGGTTGTTGCCCAAGTGACCTCGCGAGACAAGTATATTCAAG CAAATTATCGGCACCTAATCTACCAGGTTTCACTCAACCCACCATCTGCCAGCTGAGAGGTCAAAGTTACTATGTTGAAGTTGCCCTTGGCTTTCCACCTACCTCAACTGACAAAACTTCTGAATCGGAAAATAATCAGATTAAGAAAGAATTAGATTCAGTGAACGACCCTCATTTAGGTGCTGATGGGCAGCAAAAGTTAGAATCTGCTGAAGGCCTTCCAGCTCTTGAAAGGACATTTATATACCCACCTGAGGCTGTTATGGTACCAATGGTTCATCAGGCATTTGTTCACTTTTCTAGTAAAAG AATGTGGTCACAGGACTGGATGGGCAGTTCATCATGGGAGGCTTGGCCATTCTGGAACTTCTCTCCGTCTTCTTACTTCCGGAACAG CTCTTTCTTTGGATCTTCACGTGGACTTGGTGTGAACTCTAATTTTCTAAGACTAAGAAGACAAAGGAATAGCAACTCCAATGGCATGGCTAGTAGTATCAGTAGTGTCAGTAGCACTTCTAATGGAAGTGGGCATGCAGTTGCTGCTAAAGGTGGTGATCTTTTAGCAGATGCTGACTCTGCAGCATGCCGTCAGTCTGATCTGCCATTGAACAATGACATTGCTGGTAGCAAGGTG GTATCCAAGCGCTCTCGTTCTGAAATAACGGAAGTTTCTTCTCATGCTGGCAAAGAAGTTAGGgaaaacatgcaaggtacaaatggtCAGGGGGGATGTTCTTGGGGCTGGGGTGAAGAGGGGGTTGTGATGGACATCGATATACTTCTCTCGGAGTTTGGAGATTTTAGTGACTTCTTTCAAGAGGATGAGTTAGATTTTGGTGAG CCTCCAGGTACTGCTGAATCACATGCTTTAGTAACCCCTGCTTCAGAATATGGAGACATGCCATTCATAGATAGTCCATCCATAGCTATGGATATACCTGAACAAAGACTTTCTCCTGTTGGTTTCACATCTATGGAGGCATTTAGCCACCATACGATGTCACCTATTCAGGATGTTGCTTCTAAAGTTCAGGAGCCTCTCAAAGAAATTGCATCACCTGCAGTGTCCCAGTCCTTTGTATTATCATCTAGTAGATCTGATTTTCTCACCAGAGCTGAAGCTACACTCACGTTTGCACCAGAATATGCAGCTGTTGAAATTTCCAGTTGCGAGACGCCAGCAACACTGTTTACAAATCCCTACTTGCCCCGATCGAAAAAAAGAGGGAGTTGCGGTTTTAGCTCAAGAGTTTATTCATATGATGTCACACAAAGTTCTAAAGTTGAGTCTGCAGGAGACAAGTCTGAGAAGTCTGATAAACTAACACCAGCTAATCTTTCACGTGATGTTGGTCGATCGAGCTTATACACGCTTGTGCAAGGTAGGAAAAATGAGAGTGAAAAGAGCTTAAACAATGCAGACGAACAATCATGCAAGGGAGAAACATCAAGACCTGTTTCTGGTGAAACTTCATTTAGCTCTTCTCTGACTTTGCAAAAGAAGAGTGATAACATGCTTAATGTTGGGTATTTCCTCCTATCTATGAAGACCGCGCTTGCAACTGAAATTGAATGCATCACATTTCAGGCTGCCATGTGCAGAATAAGGCATACACTAGTGTCTCTGAGAACCAAAGCATCTGCTGAGTTAAAAAGTGCCTTGTCCAGTGCTATGCAGACAGAGAGCAGTAGTAACTCGGATCTTGTCCCCAAATATGACATGAAAAGGAAAGAAAGTATACCAGCTAGGCTGTCTAGTGACGTTGACCATGAAATGTGTGATAGGTCCCGATTGGAAAACGTGGGAGTTTGGAGGTCTGTTGTGGTACCTAAAGGGGCAAAACCCCTTGATTCTTTGTCCGCTAAAACATTTTCTGGCACAAGCCCATCTGTACAAAGACAACCTATTGTGGAACTCCTCAGTGCCATGGCTCTGCTAGTTCAGCAATCTACTTCATTTGTTGATATCGCACTTGATATGGATGATGGAGATGGTTCTTTTTTCTGGCTCTCCTTGGATGAGCAGAGGAGACGCGGATTTTCTTGTGATCCTTCTATGGTTCATGCTGGCTGTGGTGGACTATTAGGAACGTGTCATTCCAAGGATTGCGCTGGTGTTGATTTAGTTGATCCACTTTCTGCAGAG GTTTCAGAATCATCCATGATTGGCTTGTTGCAGTCGGATATAAAATCAGCTCTTAAAACAGCGTTTGCAAACATGGATGGCCCATTATCAGTAATTGATTGGTGCAGGGGTCGAAGTAATATAGCAGAATCTGCTGCCATGGGAGATGCATACTCTTTCCATTATACTACTGGTGATATTCGAGAGACTTCAAATTCTATACCCATTGGTGGAGATGCAATGAGCCCACCCCAGTCTAGCAGTGATCGAG GCACTTCAGAGGAGCATCATAAGGGATATCACCGTGTTAGACCAACCATCGCCGTCCTCCCTTCGCCATCTCTTCTTGTTGG TTATCAGGATGATTGGTTAAAGACCTCTGCTAATTGCCTCAAGTTGTGGGAGAAGGCTCCTTTGGAACCTTATGCTTCGGCCAAGCCT GTTACTTACTATGCACTGTGCCCCGATATTGATTTGCTTACTTCTGCAGCGACTGATTTTTTCATGCAGCTTGGAACAA TTTATGAAGTTTGCAAACTGGGTACTCATTCGCCACAACACAGTGGGGGGCAAATAGAACAATCTCCTGGAAAATATCAGTCTTCAGGACTTGTTCTCGTTGAGTGCCCTGATCAATTGAAGTCTAGTGGCAGCCACTCAGTTTCTATCAGTTCAGTAACTGAATACTTTCAAGCTCTTTCAAAAAGTTGGAGTGTGAGAAGTTTTTTATCATCTCTGGCAAGGATAATTAAGGATATAAAGCTTACTTTAAACATTTCAACAAATCAGAAAGAGAGCAGTAACATACCTTGCACT GTAGTTTATGTGGTCTGCCCATTTCCTGAACCATCTGCAGTCCTACAGACACTGGTAGAAAGTTCTGTTGCCCTTGGGTCTATCTTATCGTCAGAGAGAGAAAGGAAATCATTCCTATATGCTCAGGTCGCCAAAGCTCTAAACAGCAGTGCTTCTGCTGATGAAGCATCAGCATCCAATGTTGTAATGCTCTCTGGGTTCAGTATACCGAAGCTTGTCTTGCAGATTGTTACTGTTGAAACTTTACTGAGACTCAATAAACCAAATGAGCTGGCTGCTTTCAAGGACATAGCTTTCACTGTGTACAATAAGGCTCGACGGATCCCGCGGTTTGTTTCCACGAGTGACATGTTCCAGTCACCTACTTATATGAGTAGGCCTCAGTCGACGATGATGCATACTGCATCTCCTGGTCCTACCCTTTGGAAAGAATGTCTAGCTCCTCGGATGTCTGGACAAACTCTCTCTAGAGAAACAGAGTTTGATGCATCCATGAGGTCAGTATCATGGGACAACTCATGGCAACCTGGCCGTGCTGTAGGATTGCCTGATCCAAGCAAAATCCCTGAATTATGCGCTCAGGATGACAGGAAGTATGCCTTTGAGCCGCTTTTCATTCTGGCAGAGCCTGGGGCTGTTGATTACAATGATACAATGGAATCTTCAAGATTTGGAGTTGATGCAAGTAGCAGCAGGGCTTACAGCTCAATTTCAGGTGGCACTGATAGTGGAGCAAACCCGCTACTTGAAGGGTCTGAGAATGACAGTGCTCCGAGTCTTCATTGCTGTTATGGCTGGACCGAGGACTGGCGATGGTTAGTATGCATCTGGACAGATTCTAGAGGAGAGTTATTAGACAGCTTAATATTTCCTTTTGGTGGTATTAGTAGCCGCCAGGACACTACAGTTCTCCAAAGCCTATTCATTCAAATTCTGCAGCAGGGTTGTCAAATAATGTCTTCTTCACCAGAGGCTAGCAATACGAGATCAAGAGATATAATAATAACCCGTATTGGAGGTTTCCTTGAACTTGAAATCCAGG AGTGGCAAAAGGCAATATATTCTTTTGGTGGTAACGAGGTAAAGAAGTGGCCTGTGCAGCTACGGCGATCTATACCTGATGGTATTACGTCAAATTCTAATGGACCAACACTCGAGCAACAAGATATGGGCTTAATCCAGGACAGAAACATGCCTTCCTCACCAAGTACATTATACAGCCCCCATTCAAAATCTAGCTTCACGAAAGGTCAGCCAGGCAACAAAAAGCAGATCCTAGCGGAACAAACTGGAATGGACAGTTCAAGGGGTTCATTGCACTTGGTTCGTAGCATCAGTTTGGTTGCAGTTTCGCAAGATAGCTCATTGCATCTTGCATGCCAAGCGGATCTGCTGGCAACCAGACCTACTTCTG GTGAAGGGAATCAAAGCAGCGGCACTGGGTCATCTAGTTACTTAGACGGGTTTGCCCCAGTCAAGTCCATCGGGTCAATGTCTGCATCATATCTTCTTGTTCCATCACCAAGTATGCGATATCTTTCCCCTGCGACATTACAGCTTCCAACGTGCCTTACATCGGAATCCCCACCACTTGCCCACCTATTGCACAGCAAAGGGACAGCAACTCCCTTGGCAATGGGTTATGTCGTCTCCAAAGCTGTCCCACCAGTAAGAAAGAATGCCGTGCAACTCACCAAGGAGGACAGCAGGCACTCGGTTCTCTCTGTTAGCATCGTCGATTACTATGGAGGCACTGTCCAAGAGAGGATGAGCAGAGGGGTTGGCAGCATGAGCAAGCAGGCTGTAAGGCATGAAACATCAGCCCGTGATTACGAAACGGACATGCACAACGTGTTGGAAGCGGTGGCTGCGGAGCTCCACTCCCTTTCGTGGATGACAGTAAGCCCGGTCTACATGGAAAGGCGCAGCGCTCTCCCCTTCCACTGTGATATGGTTCTGAGGTTGAGGAGACTTCTCCACTACGCCGATCGGCATCTCTCTCAGCCAACAGACAAGGGAGATGTTAGCTAG